A single window of Gossypium arboreum isolate Shixiya-1 chromosome 13, ASM2569848v2, whole genome shotgun sequence DNA harbors:
- the LOC108461243 gene encoding mechanosensitive ion channel protein 6, which produces MAVDSADRKEFILKIDDRSHDGSISTPSGGATAGDGGKIWGEPSYDFWKDGEKININWKKENANSNDAGSSGGVSNKESEDFEFMQSKQVPMEDPPSKLIGQFLHKQKASGEISLDMDLEMDELQQKQTHDGILLPTVAETPSPSAAALSRVSFENSPVRRRQSKGSASTGKEETDGVVKCSSNSSFKRSEGGSTQRKSSLLATKTKSRLMDPPTPERGEPKSGKTGVGKSGHVMRSGILGKSMEEEEDDSLFDEDLPDEYKKDKLSFLVLLQWLSLILIIAALVCSLTIPYLRKKRLWDLMLWTWEVLVLVLICGRLVSGWIIRIIVFFIERNFLLRKRVLYFVYGVRKAVQNCLWLGLVLIAWHYLFGKKVQRETKTDVLRFVTKIMICLVVGVMLWLVKTLLVKVLASSFHVSTYFDRIQESLFNQYVIETLSGPPLVEIRRAEEEEERLANEVANLQKAGAKIPPGLKTSTLSSPQYKRPIGSGPIQKSPRGKSPMISRVLSVEKGEKDDKGITIDHLHKLNPKNVSAWNMKRLMNIIRHGALSTLDEQIQDSTQEDESATQIRSEYEAKAAARKIFQNVAKPGSKYIYLEDIERFLPEDEALKTMSLFEGASESRRISKKALKNWVVNAFRERRALAFTLNDTKTAVNRLHRMVDVLVGIIIVVIWLLILEIASSKVLVFISSQLLLVAFVFGNTCKTVFEAIIFLFVMHPFDVGDRCEIDGVQMVVEEMNILTTVFLRYDNQKVIIPNSVLATKAIHNYHRSPDMGDAVEFCIHVKTPAEKIGLMKQRIMSYIEHKSDHWYPDPMIIFKELEELNRVRIAIWLTHRMNHQDMGERFTRRALLIEEMVKIFNELDIEYRLYPININVCSVPPMASDRLPPKWTGPAS; this is translated from the exons ATGGCAGTTGATTCCGCTGACAGGAAAGAATTCATTTTGAAGATAGATGACAGAAGCCACGACGGTAGTATTTCTACTCCTTCCGGTGGAGCAACTGCCGGCGATGGAGGTAAGATTTGGGGTGAGCCAAGCTATGATTTTTGGAAAGACGGTGAGAAAATCAACATTAACTGGAAAAAAGAGAATGCCAACTCGAATGATGCTGGCAGTAGTGGAGGTGTTAGTAATAAGGAAAGTGAGGATTTTGAATTCATGCAAAGCAAACAAGTCCCCATGGAAGATCCACCATCAAAGCTGATCGGTCAGTTTTTGCATAAACAAAAAGCTTCAGGAGAGATTTCGTTGGATATGGATTTGGAAATGGATGAACTTCAGCAAAAGCAAACCCATGACGGCATTTTACTCCCTACAGTTGCTGAAACACCTTCACCTTCAGCAGCTGCTCTTTCCAGAGTGTCCTTTGAGAACAGCCCTGTAAGAAGAAGACAAAGTAAAGGGTCAGCGTCGACAGGGAAAGAAGAGACTGATGGGGTTGTAAAGTGTAGTTCAAATTCTTCATTCAAAAGGAGTGAAGGTGGTTCTACCCAAAGGAAGTCAAGTTTGTTAGCAACCAAGACAAAATCCAGGTTGATGGACCCCCCTACACCGGAAAGGGGCGAACCAAAGTCCGGGAAAACCGGAGTTGGGAAGTCTGGACATGTAATGCGATCTGGGATTCTTGGGAAAAGCATGGAGGAAGAAGAGGATGACTCATTGTTTGATGAGGATTTGCCTGATGAATATAAGAAAGATAAGTTGAGTTTTTTGGttttgcttcaatggttaagtttGATTTTGATCATTGCTGCTTTAGTTTGTAGTCTTACAATTCCTTATTTAAGAAAGAAACGTTTGTGGGATCTTATGCTGTGGACATGGGAAGTTTTGGTTTTAGTTTTAATATGTGGTAGATTGGTTTCAGGGTGGATTATAAGGATAATTGTGTTTTTTATAGAGAGGAATTTCCTTTTGAGGAAAAGGGTATTGTATTTTGTATATGGAGTGAGGAAAGCTGTTCAGAATTGTTTGTGGCTGGGGTTGGTTTTGATTGCTtggcattacttatttggtaagAAGGTTCAGAGGGAGACTAAGACTGATGTCCTTAGGTTTGTGACTAAAATTATGATTTGCCTTGTTGTGGGTGTGATGTTGTGGCTAGTGAAGACCCTCTTGGTGAAGGTACTGGCATCTTCTTTCCATGTCAGTACTTATTTTGATAGAATCCAGGAGTCATTGTTCAATCAATATGTAATCGAGACTCTTTCCGGTCCACCTTTGGTTGAGATTCGAAGGGCTGAGGAAGAGGAGGAGAGACTTGCAAACGAAGTTGCAAACCTACAGAAAGCTGGTGCTAAAATTCCTCCTGGCCTCAAGACATCAACCCTTTCATCACCTCAATATAAGAGGCCGATAGGGAGTGGACCGATTCAGAAAAGTCCTCGAGGAAAAAGCCCTATGATATCACGAGTGCTTTCTGTTGAGAAGGGAGAGAAGGATGATAAGGGGATAACCATTGATCACTTGCACAAATTGAATCCTAAAAATGTCTCTGCTTGGAATATGAAAAGGTTGATGAATATCATCCGCCATGGAGCTCTTTCCACTTTAGATGAGCAGATACAAGATTCAACTCAAGAAGATGAGTCTGCAACACAGATTAGAAGTGAATATGAGGCTAAAGCTGCGGCAAGGAAAATCTTCCAGAATGTTGCTAAGCCAGGTTCCAA GTACATATACTTGGAGGACATTGAACGGTTTCTCCCAGAAGATGAGGCTTTGAAGACTATGAGTCTCTTTGAAGGAGCATCTGAAAGCAGGAGAATTAGCAAGAAAGCCCTCAAGAATTGGGTG GTCAATGCTTTTAGAGAACGAAGGGCACTTGCCTTTACACTGAATGATACCAAAACAGCTGTGAACAGACTTCATCGGATGGTGGACGTTTTGGTTGGCATCATCATAGTGGTTATTTGGCTTCTCATACTTGAAATTGCCTCCAGCAAAGTTCTTGTTTTTATTAGCTCTCAACTGCTTCTAGTTGCATTCGTATTTGGGAACACCTGCAAGACTGTATTTGAAGCTATTATATTCTTATTCGTTATGCACCCATTCGATGTGGGTGACAGGTGTGAAATTGATGGAGTTCAG ATGGTGGTGGAGGAAATGAACATCTTGACTACTGTTTTCCTAAGATATGACAACCAGAAGGTCATAATCCCGAACAGTGTCCTGGCTACCAAGGCCATCCATAACTACCATCGTAGCCCGGATATGGGTGATGCCGTTGAATTTTGCATCCATGTGAAAACTCCTGCAGAAAAGATTGGTCTAATGAAGCAGAGAATAATGAG TTACATCGAGCACAAGAGTGACCACTGGTACCCGGATCCAATGATTATCTTCAAGGAACTTGAAGAGTTAAACAGAGTGAGGATAGCAATATGGCTCACACACAGAATGAATCATCAAGACATGGGAGAGAGGTTCACAAGAAGAGCCCTCTTGATCGAAGAGATGGTTAAGATTTTCAACGAGTTAGATATCGAATACCGGTTATATCCAATTAACATCAATGTCTGTAGCGTGCCTCCCATGGCATCTGATCGGCTTCCTCCTAAGTGGACCGGACCAGCCAGCTGA